TTAAAACTATTAGACCTGTAGTATTGGCGAGTCAatgatttttaattgtttttttttggtttttttagaaattaaatttaactttttgCGCATTTAAATACGTGCAACTATataactattcttttttttcccACAAGTTAAGAGACAGACTTGCTTTTAAATAAACCGcgattataaataataattatagtaATCGAAAACGAATTGCAAATTGGTCACGTGACAAATTACATACCTTTACTCATTGTGTACTGATTTGACAGGTTTGTTTAATATATGATATTACACTGTTTTAAACACTAACAATACAACTAATCATATGTAATTGATCTGTGCTGTgcatattttatcaaatgaaaagttttgaaatacaaaatatattgggAATCATTGTGCATTATTGACTCTTTCATTCTGCTTTCGTTTTCCGTCCACTTTTACCTGATTTAAATGAAATAGTGaatagttttattattattatttttttttgaaaatacttttttttccgGTTTCTATCTATTGAAATTATTTCAGGTTTTTctgtattatattgtattatcTGATATTGACGAATCTCGTTAAATATTTCCCCAAAATAAcggtaacaataattatttgaggTCAGTCCGTTAAGGTCTTTTTATTTCTTCGTTCAGATCCACGTTTTGAcataagcattttttttgtttgaaaatgttGATCTTGACCTTGAACTGAAGTCTGATATGAAGAAAACCCattgagaaataaaaaagttattgaaatatgaataaatcGAGTCGTATATCTTCAGGTCTATTTAGGTCCTTTCAAGTCCACATTCAGGTCTATTGTGTTACCTGATTTTGTGGATCGAACCAGTCAACCgtatttgacattttttcctGCTCATAATTGAACACGCCTAATGCATGTGTAACCTATCTTTAGCTGAGGGGTTACATTTTGTCAAATGAATACGAATGTTGAGGTTTTGGGgaaatattacttttttataaGTAATCTATTACTGCGAGataaaacattataattggttGTGAGAACTTAACATACTTTTTGTAATCTAATATGTGAACTTTCAAGTCATATCAGTGTAacggtaaatattttttttgtctcttCTGTTTTGTAGCATGTCGAGTAAACTGACTGTATGTGGAGTATGTGAATACCGCAACATCACCAAACCCTCTGTAGTCTGGTGTTCGGAATGCGACGAAGGACTTTGTGAGGAGTGTAAAGAGCATCACGCAGCTTCAAAAGGGACCAGAGAACATAGTACTGTTCCAATCTCCGAGTACCAGAAGCTTCCTTCCAATATATTGGAAATTACTCAAACTTGTCGAAAGCACAATGAAAAATACCAAACATTTTGTAAGAAACACGATTGTCCCTGTTGTAGACGATGTGTTATAGAAACGCATGACGATTGCAGAGAGTTGAACGCGATAGATGACGTCATTCAAAACGTTAAATCATCAAATGCATTCTTGGAAATAGAACAAGTGTTAGCTGAACTTTTCGAAAATCTACAGAGAATAAGTAACGATCGACAAGACAACCTTAAAAGTCTTAAGGAGAACAAAACCAAAATTGAATTAGAGATAAAGGAGATACGAATGTTGATTAACGATCATCTCGATAAATTGCAGGAAATTCTAATGAAAGAGTTGTATGCCGCTGAggaaaaagaaaacaagaaaatcagCTGTTTAATATCATCCATACAAGAGAAAGAAAGGGAGATTACAGAATGCCAGGCTAATTTaggtaaaataaaacaacatgcCTCAGACCTCCAGACATTCTTGGCTATGAAACACATCCAACAAGATGTAACGAAAAGCGAACAATTCCTAGAATCCTTGTTGAAAGAAGACAATATGAACCAGGTTGTTATTTCTCTTGAAAAAGACAAATGTTTTGAAAATCTCCCTACTGCTCTTAACAAGATGGGATCCATTATCTTGGACACCAGGTCAACAAATGCAACATTGACAAAAAGGAAGAACAAACAAGCACAGATAATGCTGCCAATTATACCTGTTCCTACCAATGATGATCTTAAACTAACTCTAAGACAGACTGTGAAAACAATTGGAACAAATATCGCTGGTTGCTCCTTACTACCTGATGGCAAAATGATTTTTTCCTGCTACtttacaaacaaaatatacatagtTAAAACCGACGGGTCGTTAGATTACACATTACAAACAGGGTCGAAAACATGTTGTATACACTATATAGAAGAAAGTCGAAAACTTATCGTAACATCTGGCATGGACATGTCTATCACGATAATCGATATGAAAAACAGAACAACTGAAAAATCTATTAAAGTCGGGTCATGGATTTATGGAATAGTTCACAAAGATGGTAAATTGTTCTATAATGGATATAGTAAGGGTTTATGTGTTGTATGTTTAGATGACGACTCAGTGACACATCTTGTTACTGATACCTTGCCTTCATATTGCAGCATCGCAACATGGTCAGATCAACTTTATTATATAATCGATGATTCAGTAGTATGCTGTGATCTTCGAGGAGCATTCAAATGGAAATCAGAACTCAAACCGTTTCTTAGAGGTGCACGAGGTATTACGGTAGACAATCAAGGACGTATTTACGTATCAGGCTTTCATTCTGACAATGTCGTTGTTATTTCACCAGACGGAAACAAACACAGATTGTTGCTGTCAAAGAAAGATGGTCTTCAAGGGCCAAAATCTTTGTTTTTTGATTGCAAAAATAACAATATACTGATTTCGAACCAAACAaaacaggcatttttttatgatGTTTCATAATGAATTGGTTCACAATTTCAAAATAGCTTTCTGTAATAAAAAGTTCAAAATAGCTTTCTGTAATAAAttagtttaaaataaaacaaaatacgaTTTCTTAATGAAACATCTACAAATGCTTTTGAATTCGAAATATGGTGCATTCAAAGATTTTACACTCCGTTTTTTGTGTAAAAGCACCTGATGTAGTCATTAACAttcatatattaaaattatacTCAATAGTATATacttgtttatagatataggaagatgtggtgtgagtgccaatgagacaactctccatccaaataacaatttgaaaaaagtaaaccattataggtcaatgtacggccttcaacacagagtcttggttcacaccgaacaacaaactatagagggtcccaaaattactagtgtaaaaccattcaaacgggaaaaccaattgATGATTTGAATTTTGGTTTGTTTGTAAGTATCGGAATTTAGTTTGGcttatattttgctgaaaaagTATACATTATTGTTAAGTTGCCAGTTGTTGTCGGCCTCTGGGTACGGGATTTTATCGCTGTGTTAAGACCGATATATGGCCTTAGGCAGTTCTGTTTTTTATTTATAGCGatatataataaagaaataatgatAAAACAAGGTGTTAAAGCTTTGAGTTGTTATTTTGGAGATTCATCATTGGTAATACCATGTAGATTAATTAGTCCTCTTATGGCATATTGATTTATATAAAGGATTAAGATTGTGTGCCTGTATGCCATATTGGTCTTATTTCGTACTATTATTATAATGGGAACTGATTGATGGACGTTTTAATATTTAGACGACAGATTCTCTGTaagatgtaaaacaaaatattaataagttTAAAATCTAGTCAATAGGTCTACTATTAAATAACCTAAGTATGCAATAAGAATATGTATCATTTATATATTACCTTTAATAGCCTATAATTAGAGtgtggctttgctcattgttgtaggtcTTAAGGCGACACATATAGTCCCTAACATCAACTGTATTTGgacacaagaaaaaaaatattctggtttTACATTTTAGTTGTCTCTTTGGGAATCATACCGTGAATATAtccttattttgattttactttattttaatctTGATTGATATGACAATTATAAAAGTTGCACATCAGCTATATAAAGCCGACAAGGAAAGTCATAACCCGACTTACAAAagctttatttctatattgcCTAGTTGGTCTGATGTTTTATATCACAATGGAGGCTGTGTTGCCAAGGTGTCacagtttcatatttttcatatcttgacttaactCTAGTATCGGTTTGATCAATTGAGAACTAaacatctacaaaaaaaaaaactcaatttgACCTTTGTAAATTGTCCATTCTGTGGAGCAACATTCCCTCTGTACTTGCAAATTGAGTCTCAATTTCACAGTATAAATTGTAGGACTGAcgttttctatcatgatttccatAAGTGACAAATCATAAgtgatgtttgtttttattcgGCTAAACTACACAGGGTATGCAAGTCTATTTTTATTATTGAACATGCTTCGAGGTCATTCTGATACTGGATCCGAAATGTTCAATTTACAAAGTACCAAACAAGCAATCTTTATTCATAAATTGATATCAACGAAGTGAAATATATACAACTGGTCTTGCGTCAACAGTGAACGTTTTCTATACATTAATCATTCCCCTTTAACATATCTACCAATAGCAATGTGTCCTTGGTCATAACAAACTTGTCTCCATGGTACAACCCAGTACTCTACAAGCTTCGACTTTTCCGAAACAAATATTTTGGTACCCTTCACAAGATACGACTTATCCTAAAGGTAAATTTTGGTTCCCTACAAGCATCGACTTATGTTATGTGGTGGAATTTATATTTGACAAACTTGAATGCCATTCCATATTAGAAAATACAATCACAAACTATCGCGTACCGTACGTATCATGGTCATAGTCTTCGTAGACTTCAGCCGATCTTACAAAGAGggatgatgatggaagtgtttcacgaccttgactggctgtaCAGCCATCCGCAGTCATGAAATCGCTCCTGCTTATATACCACAATTGTAGACCATTCCATTATTGAAGGAGAGCAGTTcttccaaaaagtaaaatcacgaaaatacttaactccgaggagaTTCAAAAGGGAAGTCctaatcaaatagaaaaatcaaaagcccaaacacatcaaacgaatggataataactgtcattaACCTGACATGGCAAGTATCTACAAATACATAAGATAAGGCTTCTACCAACTGTTTCTAAAGTAAACGAAATAAATTaagatacaaaattatcaacgatGATTTTCATGATCAGATTACCGCTGATAATGATGTCAACaaggaaatttatttaaaaacttaTCACGTTCCTTTAAttgttatatagatataagaagatgtggtatgaatgctaataagacaactctccatcctagtcacaaattgtaaaagtaaactattatatgAATGCGTATAATAGTAACAGTACTTATTTTACTCTTCAGTAACATCCAAGGTAGTTCACGGATCTTAGCGGGCTtcatgttgctcaatctttaggtttctgtttaatattttcggactgtttgtcttttcttgaagaagtttttgattttttttttttaagtagttaTGTTTTATTACCCCCTTTATATTTCCATTTTTAAACAGAGGTCTTTGTTACATTTGCCTTTCTTCTCTTGTTATTTTTGGGCTTTTGTAGTTTTGGAATTTGTCTTGTTGGTAGTGTTCTTGTCTATCCGATgtcaataattattttaaaatattttgaaataccgTTCTCcagaatatttttcttttaaaaactatttaaTGTGTTCGATACAAGTCTGGATgaaggtcatttatataaatatatatatatatattcattaaataaaataataaaataagtaaaaagttaacagttccattctatcgatttcatccttccattgggactcttcaggataGCTGATGTAGTGTCGCTATAGGCGACTTCGTTAATGAGGTTTATGACGTTCCGTCATTGTTCGTTATTAAAAGTTCTCTGGATTTAATTTTGATCGGAACGTTGTTATGAAATAACGTTCCATCTCTTTTCTATATGCTTCATCccgtctacatttaaaaaaaggcattatttgaaaatgctttttaccacaaatgtcaagatgggcactaattggcgaatttctgtattgtgggtgttttatttgttctttgtgaACTTGCACCCGTTCACAGAGGCTATTCCCGGTCTGTCCAATATAATTTTCGTGACAACTAGGACATGTGACGCAGTAAATAAGGTTTGTTGTCTTACAAGTCATATTGGTGTTCACATGAAATTTTTTACCatctttaaatgatttcattttatCCGTTTCTAAATATTTCGTATCTTGGCCACAAACACCGTATCTTGAATCTCCGCAAGACTTTATTTCAAAGTCATTAACCTTCGGTTCGAACCGAGATCTTGTTAAGTGTTTCTTTAAGTTTTTAGGTTGTCTTCGGCTGTAGATTAAGTTTTCTTCCGGTATCAATTTTTTCATAGTTTCACTTTCGTGTAGAATCggaaattttgatttaattgtatttaaaacatttGGTAAATACGGGTCATGTGTACTAACAAACggtattttttttaaggtttcGTCCGTGTCTTTCAATTTCGGGGTCGTTATTCTTGAAGTGTCAAGAGTTTAGATTTTCGAATTCCACTTTCGATTAAACCCCCTGGGTATAGCTGTTGTGTCAAATAGCCTTTTAATTCCTTCAAACGTACTTCTCGAATGTTATGGTCAGATACTATAGCACAAATCCGTCTGGCCATACAGTAAGGTATGTTTCGTTTTGTATGGGACGGACGACACGAATTAAAATTTAAGTATTGATGGGTGTCTGTGGATTTATAATAAATATCCGTTGTTATATGTCTGCCTGATTTTAAGATGAGGATATCCAAAAATGGTAGTTTTGTGTCACTGGTTTCCATGGTGAATTAATCGACGGATGTAAGGAGTTGATaagatctttaaatttatataaatctttttctgATCTGCTCCAAAATATTATACAGTCATCTAAATATCTTTTCCAAAATTTAATGACATAATCACAGAAATTTTGATCGAATTGGACAGATATTTGTAGATACATCTGTTGCTCTAAATATCTCATCACTAAATTTACGTATGTGGGGGCAACTTTAGTTCCCATGGCTGTACCTTTAATTTGTCTGTATTTGTTTCCGtcgaaataaaatgtattttcttcCAGAACTATTTTGGTAGCTTCTAGTGTGAGTTTGTTTCCACAGACACCCATCAATACTTAAATTTTCATTCGTGTCATCCGTCCCATACAAAACGAAATATACCTTACTGTATGGCCAGACGGATTTGTGCTATAGTATCTGACCATAACATTCGAGAAGTTCGTTTGAAGGAATTAAAAGGCTATTTGACACAACACCTATACCCAGAGGGTTTAATCGAAAGTGGAATTCGAAAATCTAAACTCTTGACACTTCCAGAATTACGAACCCCGAAAGTGAAACACGGACgaaaccttaaaaaaaataccGTTTGTTAGTACACATGACCCGTATTTACCAAACgtttttaatacaattaaatcaaaatttccGATTCTACACGAAAGTGAAACTATGAAAAAATTGATACCGGAAGAAAACTTAATCTACAGCCGAAGACAATCTAAAAACTTAAAGAAACACTCGACCAGAGCTCGGTTCGAACCGAAGGTTAATGACTTTGAAATTAAGTCTTGCGGAGATTCAAGATGCGGTGTTTGTGGCCAAGATACGAAATATTTAGAAACGGgtaaaatgaaatcatttaaagatGGTAAAAAATTTCATGTGAACGTCAATATGACTTGTAAGACAACAAACCTTATTTACTGCGTCACATGTCCTGGTTGTCACGAAAATTATATTGGACAGACCGGGAATAGCATCTGTGAACGGGTGCGAGTtcacaaagaacaaataaaacacccacaatacagaaattcgccaattagtgcccatcttgacatttgttgtaaaaagcattttcaaataatgCCTGTATTTAAATGTAGACGGGATGAAGCATATAGAAAAGAGATGGAACGTTATTTCATAACAACGTTCCGATCAAAATTAAATCCAGAGAACTTTTAATAACGAACAATGACGGAACGTCATAAACCTCATTAACGAAGTCGCCTATAGCGACACTACATCAGCtatcctgaagagtcccaatggaaggatgaaatcgatagaatggaactgttaactttttacttattttattattttatttaatgaatatatatatctgcacatgtgaaaattatttttcacgcctatatatatatatacaactcgtctaaacatcaacctaacaatgttagatctgtaaatttgctttcgcaaatttttggttcttccctcgccgggattcgaacccatgctactgtgatatcgtgacaccaaattgcctgcactgcagccgtcccgctagaccacacgaccaccttggctctacaaaaaaagagctttcgctggtcgtatgttacctttcctcgtcagttttaatctagcggcgtactacagtacatgatatataagacatgaagatgtaattgttacaaatcagctaaattatctatagaaaaggatcctacaaattaatgtaatatacagtcacagaaaataattatatttataagtatgtctgagtcagtgacaactctacaacagatgtatccatcggatcgccatcaatgatggtgatacatggctgtgtacatcatgtatatacaactcgtctaaacatcaacccaacaatgttagatctgtaaatttgctttcgcaaatttttggttcttccctcgccgggattcgaacccatgctactgtgatatcgtgacaccaaatcgcctgcactgcagccgtcccgctagaccacacgaccacctgagctctacaaaaaacaaaaaaaaaagctttcgctggccatgtgttaccttccctcgtcagttttaatctagcggcgtactacagtacatgatatataaggcatgaagatgttattgttacagatcagcgaaattatctatagtaaaggatcctacaaattaatgtaatatacagtcacagaaaataattatatttataaatacgtctgagtcagtgacaactctacaacagatgtatccatcggatcgccatcaatgatggtgatacatggctgtgtacataatgtatatacaactcgtctaaacaacAACCCatcaatgttagatctgtaaatttgctttcgcaaatttttggttcttccctcgccgggattcgaacccatgctactgtgatatcgtgacaccaaatcgcctgcactgcagccgtcccgctagatcacacgaccacctgggctctacaaaaaaaaaaaaaaagctttcgctggccgtgtgttacctttcctcgtcagttttaatctagcggcgtactacagtacatgatatataaggcatgaagatgttattgttacagatcagcgaaattatctatagtaaaggatcctacaaattaatgtaatatacagtcacagaaaataattatatttataaatacgtctgagtcagtgacaactctacaacagatgtatccatcggatcgccatcaatgatggtgatacatggctgtgtacataatgtatatacaactcgtctaaacatcaacccaacaatgttagatctgtaactttgctttcgcaaatttttggttcttccctcgccgggattcgaacccatgctactgtgatatcgtgacaccaaatcgcctgcactgcagccgtcccgctagaccacacgaccacctgggcttcaatATATTtaggcgatccgatggatacatctgttgtagagttgttgggttgatgtttaaacgagttgtatatatgtcgtgtacaagttgcgattttgtacaggttataacatgtacaaaaatattgtacatgttatatcatgtacaaaaatataacttgtataatgcaaaaatacaagttataacatgtacaaaagtacctcatacatgttataacctgtacaaaatattgcttataaatgggtttaacttgtacaaaatcgaaaaataagatgatattgacctcaataacattttcataactttttttattattccttcatgttagtgttttttgtccttttttgatacagttaatgtcaaggggtcggtattacgaatcattcctaagacctgtcataagatatacatgtatcttaggacatgtcttatgatccttttatgactatctatggacataattttatttaatgaattataattgtgagtgtccactttgaaggcaatagtaaaatactttcattctaattgacactaaaagacataagaggatagccaTGACAGAtgtgtatacaaataaaattgggaatgcaaaatggggtatgtgtcttaaagacaacaaccagaccatggAGCAGACGACATCCAAAGAacacaaatacatgctttcaaagtagagaatatatatttaaaacatcaaaatgacatcctcctcatgcaatgatcttatagtttatataaaaaaaataattataaatttacataagtcatgctgaaggccaaaaatgttgaagagtatatccaaagatattgataatgaagcgtggtccaatgaaaactatttcagcgctctcttgcttttacagagtaagcaGATAAGACATTATTTTAGTCTTTGCATGCTTTAATTTTGGAGGAGTATTACCCAAAATTTTTATAGATCGTCTTAaaatttttggaagaatttagttactagtatttaatgtaattgtcattgaggaaatgcaagcttttagtaaatagtggctcttatttaagccatgatggactacataaaaatacaattacatgaaaacacattttgccaacataagtcatgaaacatatatttctgatactttgtgatcattgtcctctaaagaaaaagacacgttctggcctatttattgttgttctttatgcattggtgaatttaaatgtatattttacttcattaagatttaccttaaattttgtacaagttaaaaccatttttaagcaatattttgtcaggttataacatgtacgaggtacttttgtacatgttataacttgtatttttgcattatacaagttataacatgtacaatatttttatacattttataacctgtacaaaatcgcaacttgtacacgacataaaCATAAtttacacagccatgtatcatcatcactgctggtgatccgatggataaatcagttgtagagttgtcactggctcagacgtacttaattattttctgtgactatcttacattaatttgtatgatcttttactatagataatttagctgatctgtaataacatctccatgcctcatatatcatgtactgtagtacgacgctagattaaaactgacgcggaaaggtaacacccggccaccgaaaacTTCATTTTTAATGacgcccaggtggtcgtgtggtctagcggaacggctacagtgcaggtgatttggtgtcacgatatctcagtagcatgggttcgaatcccggcgagggaagaacaaaaaatttgcagatctaacattgttgggttgatgtttagacgagttgtatatacataatgtacacagccatgtatcaccatcactgctggtgatccgatgaataaatctgttgtagataTATAACTTATTTAATTATCGTTGTCATTTTTCTCtatcctttatatttttttaccattgCTCTCTATTTCTTATTGTTATGATTAATTTTGTCTAGTCTTGTTTGcatattatatttttctatattatacCATATTAAGACCCTCATTTACAACACTGATAAACATAATTGTATTCCCGAAGACAATTACCAGTCTGATCTCATTGACATTTACTATACTTAcactatataaataacacatagctgagagggtgatagagcagattgtcaccccgagaaaacattgtcaaccgcggcgaaagccaaggttgacaatctCTTTTTGAGGGggaccaatctgctctatcaccctcgcaggtatgtgttatttaatttattatactgaatgttctgtTTTTACTGTCGATTAAATTTAAATAAGTAATAAACTATGACGTCTTGTACATAACAACCATCCGTATTTAACaaagcgcacacttgatcaaGCGTCTCCGTGAAGGGTAATAGAGTATTTTACATAGGATAGAGTCGTATTTAAtaaagcgcacacttgatcaaACGTCTCCGTGAAGGGTAATGGAGTATTTGCCATAGGATAGAGTCGTATTTAAtaaagcgcacacttgatcaaGCGTCTCATTGAAGAgtaatagagtaaattaacaccatGATCGTATTAGACAATCAAAATCGGGCATTTTGACATGTAGTATAATAAATCAATATGTTATACCTCATATCATCAGGTCAGCAAAAATCAATTCCGaactttgtttgaatattttttgtcgtCTGTCCATTCGTCTGTCTATCTTTCTTTTGcgctaatatatttttttgtttgttttgttaagaGTGTTTTCCgttgtgttacattttttttttattaccaaaGACTTTACACAATAAAAGCATAGATTGACGACATGTGTTATTTGTCCGGATTactaaatgtgattttaaaataagaaacgaaattattatatgtttttaGAGTTCAATAGTTATCATTGGTAATACTTGTGTTTGAAATTGTTTGGATTTACGTcgatattatatttgtaaaatttgaattgGAAATAAGAAATtggaaattttgaattttataaataaaggcaacagtagtataccgctgttcaaaactcataaacttgtgataaataaaaaagtaaaaaacaatttttaaggtggtacccaacaccttgactaattataatttggctcgtttaattttcataaaattgttaaccctttgacaaaaatataaaactaaaaataaatgaacccaccattttattagaaaaatttcattggttatatagcagtttgacaaacactaattttgatcattgagaagcttaatattttcttaacaatacaacgtgattaaaacgttcagctgatttttacaaaattatttccCTGTactgttaggtaccaccttaagttatcTACGTCTTCGTACCAAATTATTAAATCGGCTATAATGTGAAATATTAATATAACAGAAAAAACAAAGGTTATGGTATTtctatccatgacacaaaatcattaCATGCAACCTGAATAcccacacaaaaagcaaaggaacattttggggccttttatagcttgctgtttggtgtgagccaatgctctgtgttcaatactttgacctataaaagtttacttttacaaa
The window above is part of the Mytilus edulis chromosome 6, xbMytEdul2.2, whole genome shotgun sequence genome. Proteins encoded here:
- the LOC139526993 gene encoding uncharacterized protein, giving the protein MSSKLTVCGVCEYRNITKPSVVWCSECDEGLCEECKEHHAASKGTREHSTVPISEYQKLPSNILEITQTCRKHNEKYQTFCKKHDCPCCRRCVIETHDDCRELNAIDDVIQNVKSSNAFLEIEQVLAELFENLQRISNDRQDNLKSLKENKTKIELEIKEIRMLINDHLDKLQEILMKELYAAEEKENKKISCLISSIQEKEREITECQANLGKIKQHASDLQTFLAMKHIQQDVTKSEQFLESLLKEDNMNQVVISLEKDKCFENLPTALNKMGSIILDTRSTNATLTKRKNKQAQIMLPIIPVPTNDDLKLTLRQTVKTIGTNIAGCSLLPDGKMIFSCYFTNKIYIVKTDGSLDYTLQTGSKTCCIHYIEESRKLIVTSGMDMSITIIDMKNRTTEKSIKVGSWIYGIVHKDGKLFYNGYSKGLCVVCLDDDSVTHLVTDTLPSYCSIATWSDQLYYIIDDSVVCCDLRGAFKWKSELKPFLRGARGITVDNQGRIYVSGFHSDNVVVISPDGNKHRLLLSKKDGLQGPKSLFFDCKNNNILISNQTKQAFFYDVS